In Gouania willdenowi chromosome 17, fGouWil2.1, whole genome shotgun sequence, one DNA window encodes the following:
- the LOC114479792 gene encoding zinc finger E-box-binding homeobox 1-like isoform X1: MADGPRCKRRKQANPKRSSVTNFNNGLEASSDSDDEDKLHIVEEDSPHGPEVTEVAGTALPDSQDATLTVLPHNGSWNGVKEESVSEEEEDAVKDPLVEEILQQGDTAIIYPEAPEDEQSSPSPVENGGADENGTPDSFSQLHTCPYCSRGYKRNASLKEHIKYRHETSEDNYSCSHCSYTFTYRSQLERHMTHHRSGREPRPASQTTGGTGGNRKFKCTECSKAFKYKHHLKEHLRIHSGEKPYECSNCKKRFSHSGSYSSHISSKKCVGALNGLRTANKPPQPTTQARPPLVIAPARVVFKEKTDSKPLQEQLPFTQIKSEPVEYECKPVMTATATSAVSNGVANGGATVTSTPTLPQGVAMVVPTVGLMSPISINLNDLQNVLKVAMEGNVLRQVLGSANGVVTQGKQGLVVQQPQQQIISLPAFVDHDGTTKIIVNYSISPATTASTTTTTPTQHATLVVKSSSALPLTTVAATSPTAAKTTPPPSPEAADLTVVKTEPESVAITETEAQSATADATESAPTPKPKSTSACLLCEECPDNLEALHLLQHRKAANGDPVDSADLDPSFADLLSEVGVMVEEPPVDDLLPLLKSYFASNSNPNEIELSKISETVNIPMDVVKKWFLKMKSVKKSSATCPSRTVTKVVEIINSSSDDSFSQNEEEDGEGRNGSPEKASDAVDSAARGVNSNHLVIKTEPQDPDAPTSQAEPLDLSLPKDIAAALANKTVSPPTKALDQPLNLTCLRKDLESQTILVTSPQTGRPVKIVTAAQLPTLVAIAGQGSVNCLSAINSSTKRTILIPQLTYTYGDTPNSTSGTRTVFLNGHKEKRVESSSDGVSTAEEQNDTDSASMLKKRRMENGVYPCDICSKVFQKGSSLLRHKYEHTGKRPHECNICKKAFKHKHHLIEHSRLHSGEKPYQCDKCGKRFSHSGSYSQHMNHRYSYCKKDGVSPNSGLSLLTAPLDLGSPGTWPQSDSRTTTPPSQLDSDERESEEEDNEEAMCMDDIRVVQVDDGECEIYEGNFDDDDDDEEEEEGEHLVEEEMAAGEEIERERLEEEVVYNIVEVDDDHMGENGTEEIDDREEESASVEEGDMEEEDSESIREGPHGTQPTEEVTTDAK, encoded by the exons TGAAGGAGGAGAGCGtgtcagaggaagaggaggacgcAGTGAAGGATCCTCTAGTGGAGGAGATTCTCCAGCAGGGAGACACAGCCATCATCTACCCTGAAGCCCCTGAGGACGAGCAGTCCAGTCCCAGTCCAGTGGAGAATGGAGGGGCTGATGAAAACG GCACACCCGACTCCTTCTCCCAGCTGCACACCTGCCCCTACTGCTCCCGGGGCTACAAACGCAACGCCTCGCTGAAGGAGCACATCAAGTACCGCCACGAGACCAGCGAGGACAACTACAGCTGTTCACACTGCAGCTACACTTTCACCTATCGCTCACAGCTGGAGAGGCACATGACGCATCACCGCAGCGGCAGGGAGCCG CGTCCTGCTTCCCAAACGACAGGAGGAACAGGTGGAAATCGAAAGTTTAAGTGCACTGAATGCTCCAAGGCCTTCAAATACAAACATCACCTGAAAGAGCACCTGCGTATCCACAGCG GTGAGAAGCCATACGAATGCTCCAACTGTAAGAAACGATTCTCCCACTCAGGCTCCTACAGCTCTCACATCAGTAGCAAGAAGTGTGTGGGTGCGCTTAACGGTCTTCGAACAGCAAACAAACCTCCTCAGCCCACTACGCAAGCCCGCCCTCCCCTCGTGATCGCTCCAGCCCGCGTTGTTTTCAAAGAGAAGACTGACAGCAAACCCCTCCAGGAGCAGCTCCCTTTCACCCAGATCAAATCAGAACCTGTGGAATATGAGTGTAAGCCTGTGATGACTGCGACTGCAACTTCAGCCGTCAGTAACGGAGTAGCTAACGGAGGTGCGACGGTTACATCAACTCCAACTCTGCCTCAGGGCGTGGCTATGGTGGTGCCAACAGTCGGCCTGATGTCACCAATCAGCATCAACCTGAACGACCTGCAGAATGTGCTGAAGGTGGCGATGGAGGGGAACGTGCTCAGGCAAGTATTGGGCTCGGCCAACGGCGTAGTCACGCAGGGAAAGCAGGGACTCGTAGTCCAGCAGCCACAGCAGCAGATCATCAGTCTGCCAGCCTTCGTGGATCATGACGGCACCACCAAAATTATCGTGAACTACAGCATCAGCCCTGCAACCAccgcctccaccaccaccaccacccctaCCCAGCATGCAACACTTGTCGTCAAATCTAGCTCTGCTCTGCCTCTGACGACCGTAGCTGCTACAAGCCCCACCGCCGCCAAAACAACTCCACCCCCAAGCCCAGAGGCGGCCGACCTCACCGTCGTGAAGACGGAGCCAGAATCCGTCGCCATTACAGAGACGGAGGCACAAAGTGCAACAGCCGACGCTACAGAGTCGGCTCCAACGCCAAAACCAAAAAGTACCAGTGCATGTTTACTCTGTGAAGAATGTCCTGACAATCTGGAGGCGCTGCACCTTCTTCAACATCGCAAGGCAGCCAACGGCGACCCAGTGGACTCGGCAGACTTAGACCCGTCGTTCGCTGATCTGCTCAGTGAGGTGGGCGTGATGGTGGAGGAGCCACCGGTCGACGACCTCCTGCCGCTCCTCAAGTCCTACTTTGCATCCAATTCAAATCCCAATGAGATAGAGCTGTCCAAGATTTCTGAGACTGTCAATATTCCCATGGACGTGGTCAAGAAGTGGTTTTTGAAgatgaaatctgtgaaaaaatCATCAGCAACATGCCCGAGTAGGACAGTTACTAAAGTGGTTGAAATCATAAATTCCAGCTCAGATGACTCCTTCAGTCAGAATGAAGAAGAAGATGGAGAAGGACGAAATGGTAGCCCTGAAAAAGCCTCTGATGCTGTGGATTCTGCAGCCCGAGGCGTCAACTCCAACCACTTGGTCATCAAAACTGAGCCCCAAGATCCAGATGCTCCAACATCCCAAGCAGAACCCCTGGACCTGTCTCTTCCTAAAGATATCGCCGCTGCCTTGGCAAACAAAACAGTCTCCCCTCCCACCAAGGCGCTCGATCAGCCTCTGAACCTGACGTGCTTAAGGAAGGATCTGGAGAGTCAGACCATCTTAGTCACCTCACCTCAGACCGGAAGACCTGTCAAAATTGTCACTGCCGCACAGCTGCCCACCCTGGTGGCCATCGCTGGCCAGGGCTCTGTCAACTGCCTCAGCGCCATCAACTCCTCCACCAAGCGGACCATCCTCATCCCACAGCTCACGTACACCTACGGAGACACACCCAACAGCACCTCTGGAACCAGGACGGTCTTTCTAAATGGCCATAAG GAGAAGCGTGTGGAGAGCAGCTCTGATGGCGTTTCTACAGCCGAGGAGCAGAACGACACCGACTCAGCCAGTATGTTGAAGAAGCGACGGATGGAAAACGGTGTTTATCCCTGTGATATTTGCTCCAAGGTCTTCCAGAAAGGCAGCTCTCTGCTCAGGCACAAATATGAACACACAG GAAAACGACCCCACGAGTGCAACATCTGTAAGAAAgccttcaaacacaaacaccACCTGATCGAACACTCGAGGCTGCACTCCGGAGAAAAGCCCTACCAGTGCGACAAGTGCGGCAAGCGTTTCTCCCACTCCGGCTCGTACTCCCAACACATGAACCACCGCTACTCCTACTGCAAGAAGGACGGAGTGAGCCCAAACTCCGGCCTCAGCCTGCTCACGGCTCCTTTAGACCTGGGAAGCCCCGGGACGTGGCCTCAGTCGGACAGCCGCACCACTACGCCACCCTCTCAACTGGATTCAGACGAGAGGGAGagtgaggaagaggacaacGAGGAGGCCATGTGTATGGACGACATCAGGGTAGTGCAGGTGGACGACGGAGAGTGCGAGATCTACGAAGGAAactttgatgatgatgacgacgatgaggaagaagaggaaggagAGCACCTGGTGGAGGAAGAAATGGCTGCAGGTGAAGAGATTGAGCGAGAAAGGCTGGAAGAGGAGGTTGTTTACAACATAGTGGAAGTGGACGATGACCACATGGGTGAAAATGGGACAGAGGAGATAGACGACAGAGAGGAAGAGTCTGCAAGTGTGGAGGAAGGAGAtatggaggaggaggacagtGAAAGCATCAGGGAGGGGCCACACGGCACCCAACCAACAGAGGAAGTGACGACTGACGCCAAATGA
- the LOC114479792 gene encoding zinc finger E-box-binding homeobox 1-like isoform X2, whose product MTTCAVTNFNNGLEASSDSDDEDKLHIVEEDSPHGPEVTEVAGTALPDSQDATLTVLPHNGSWNGVKEESVSEEEEDAVKDPLVEEILQQGDTAIIYPEAPEDEQSSPSPVENGGADENGTPDSFSQLHTCPYCSRGYKRNASLKEHIKYRHETSEDNYSCSHCSYTFTYRSQLERHMTHHRSGREPRPASQTTGGTGGNRKFKCTECSKAFKYKHHLKEHLRIHSGEKPYECSNCKKRFSHSGSYSSHISSKKCVGALNGLRTANKPPQPTTQARPPLVIAPARVVFKEKTDSKPLQEQLPFTQIKSEPVEYECKPVMTATATSAVSNGVANGGATVTSTPTLPQGVAMVVPTVGLMSPISINLNDLQNVLKVAMEGNVLRQVLGSANGVVTQGKQGLVVQQPQQQIISLPAFVDHDGTTKIIVNYSISPATTASTTTTTPTQHATLVVKSSSALPLTTVAATSPTAAKTTPPPSPEAADLTVVKTEPESVAITETEAQSATADATESAPTPKPKSTSACLLCEECPDNLEALHLLQHRKAANGDPVDSADLDPSFADLLSEVGVMVEEPPVDDLLPLLKSYFASNSNPNEIELSKISETVNIPMDVVKKWFLKMKSVKKSSATCPSRTVTKVVEIINSSSDDSFSQNEEEDGEGRNGSPEKASDAVDSAARGVNSNHLVIKTEPQDPDAPTSQAEPLDLSLPKDIAAALANKTVSPPTKALDQPLNLTCLRKDLESQTILVTSPQTGRPVKIVTAAQLPTLVAIAGQGSVNCLSAINSSTKRTILIPQLTYTYGDTPNSTSGTRTVFLNGHKEKRVESSSDGVSTAEEQNDTDSASMLKKRRMENGVYPCDICSKVFQKGSSLLRHKYEHTGKRPHECNICKKAFKHKHHLIEHSRLHSGEKPYQCDKCGKRFSHSGSYSQHMNHRYSYCKKDGVSPNSGLSLLTAPLDLGSPGTWPQSDSRTTTPPSQLDSDERESEEEDNEEAMCMDDIRVVQVDDGECEIYEGNFDDDDDDEEEEEGEHLVEEEMAAGEEIERERLEEEVVYNIVEVDDDHMGENGTEEIDDREEESASVEEGDMEEEDSESIREGPHGTQPTEEVTTDAK is encoded by the exons TGAAGGAGGAGAGCGtgtcagaggaagaggaggacgcAGTGAAGGATCCTCTAGTGGAGGAGATTCTCCAGCAGGGAGACACAGCCATCATCTACCCTGAAGCCCCTGAGGACGAGCAGTCCAGTCCCAGTCCAGTGGAGAATGGAGGGGCTGATGAAAACG GCACACCCGACTCCTTCTCCCAGCTGCACACCTGCCCCTACTGCTCCCGGGGCTACAAACGCAACGCCTCGCTGAAGGAGCACATCAAGTACCGCCACGAGACCAGCGAGGACAACTACAGCTGTTCACACTGCAGCTACACTTTCACCTATCGCTCACAGCTGGAGAGGCACATGACGCATCACCGCAGCGGCAGGGAGCCG CGTCCTGCTTCCCAAACGACAGGAGGAACAGGTGGAAATCGAAAGTTTAAGTGCACTGAATGCTCCAAGGCCTTCAAATACAAACATCACCTGAAAGAGCACCTGCGTATCCACAGCG GTGAGAAGCCATACGAATGCTCCAACTGTAAGAAACGATTCTCCCACTCAGGCTCCTACAGCTCTCACATCAGTAGCAAGAAGTGTGTGGGTGCGCTTAACGGTCTTCGAACAGCAAACAAACCTCCTCAGCCCACTACGCAAGCCCGCCCTCCCCTCGTGATCGCTCCAGCCCGCGTTGTTTTCAAAGAGAAGACTGACAGCAAACCCCTCCAGGAGCAGCTCCCTTTCACCCAGATCAAATCAGAACCTGTGGAATATGAGTGTAAGCCTGTGATGACTGCGACTGCAACTTCAGCCGTCAGTAACGGAGTAGCTAACGGAGGTGCGACGGTTACATCAACTCCAACTCTGCCTCAGGGCGTGGCTATGGTGGTGCCAACAGTCGGCCTGATGTCACCAATCAGCATCAACCTGAACGACCTGCAGAATGTGCTGAAGGTGGCGATGGAGGGGAACGTGCTCAGGCAAGTATTGGGCTCGGCCAACGGCGTAGTCACGCAGGGAAAGCAGGGACTCGTAGTCCAGCAGCCACAGCAGCAGATCATCAGTCTGCCAGCCTTCGTGGATCATGACGGCACCACCAAAATTATCGTGAACTACAGCATCAGCCCTGCAACCAccgcctccaccaccaccaccacccctaCCCAGCATGCAACACTTGTCGTCAAATCTAGCTCTGCTCTGCCTCTGACGACCGTAGCTGCTACAAGCCCCACCGCCGCCAAAACAACTCCACCCCCAAGCCCAGAGGCGGCCGACCTCACCGTCGTGAAGACGGAGCCAGAATCCGTCGCCATTACAGAGACGGAGGCACAAAGTGCAACAGCCGACGCTACAGAGTCGGCTCCAACGCCAAAACCAAAAAGTACCAGTGCATGTTTACTCTGTGAAGAATGTCCTGACAATCTGGAGGCGCTGCACCTTCTTCAACATCGCAAGGCAGCCAACGGCGACCCAGTGGACTCGGCAGACTTAGACCCGTCGTTCGCTGATCTGCTCAGTGAGGTGGGCGTGATGGTGGAGGAGCCACCGGTCGACGACCTCCTGCCGCTCCTCAAGTCCTACTTTGCATCCAATTCAAATCCCAATGAGATAGAGCTGTCCAAGATTTCTGAGACTGTCAATATTCCCATGGACGTGGTCAAGAAGTGGTTTTTGAAgatgaaatctgtgaaaaaatCATCAGCAACATGCCCGAGTAGGACAGTTACTAAAGTGGTTGAAATCATAAATTCCAGCTCAGATGACTCCTTCAGTCAGAATGAAGAAGAAGATGGAGAAGGACGAAATGGTAGCCCTGAAAAAGCCTCTGATGCTGTGGATTCTGCAGCCCGAGGCGTCAACTCCAACCACTTGGTCATCAAAACTGAGCCCCAAGATCCAGATGCTCCAACATCCCAAGCAGAACCCCTGGACCTGTCTCTTCCTAAAGATATCGCCGCTGCCTTGGCAAACAAAACAGTCTCCCCTCCCACCAAGGCGCTCGATCAGCCTCTGAACCTGACGTGCTTAAGGAAGGATCTGGAGAGTCAGACCATCTTAGTCACCTCACCTCAGACCGGAAGACCTGTCAAAATTGTCACTGCCGCACAGCTGCCCACCCTGGTGGCCATCGCTGGCCAGGGCTCTGTCAACTGCCTCAGCGCCATCAACTCCTCCACCAAGCGGACCATCCTCATCCCACAGCTCACGTACACCTACGGAGACACACCCAACAGCACCTCTGGAACCAGGACGGTCTTTCTAAATGGCCATAAG GAGAAGCGTGTGGAGAGCAGCTCTGATGGCGTTTCTACAGCCGAGGAGCAGAACGACACCGACTCAGCCAGTATGTTGAAGAAGCGACGGATGGAAAACGGTGTTTATCCCTGTGATATTTGCTCCAAGGTCTTCCAGAAAGGCAGCTCTCTGCTCAGGCACAAATATGAACACACAG GAAAACGACCCCACGAGTGCAACATCTGTAAGAAAgccttcaaacacaaacaccACCTGATCGAACACTCGAGGCTGCACTCCGGAGAAAAGCCCTACCAGTGCGACAAGTGCGGCAAGCGTTTCTCCCACTCCGGCTCGTACTCCCAACACATGAACCACCGCTACTCCTACTGCAAGAAGGACGGAGTGAGCCCAAACTCCGGCCTCAGCCTGCTCACGGCTCCTTTAGACCTGGGAAGCCCCGGGACGTGGCCTCAGTCGGACAGCCGCACCACTACGCCACCCTCTCAACTGGATTCAGACGAGAGGGAGagtgaggaagaggacaacGAGGAGGCCATGTGTATGGACGACATCAGGGTAGTGCAGGTGGACGACGGAGAGTGCGAGATCTACGAAGGAAactttgatgatgatgacgacgatgaggaagaagaggaaggagAGCACCTGGTGGAGGAAGAAATGGCTGCAGGTGAAGAGATTGAGCGAGAAAGGCTGGAAGAGGAGGTTGTTTACAACATAGTGGAAGTGGACGATGACCACATGGGTGAAAATGGGACAGAGGAGATAGACGACAGAGAGGAAGAGTCTGCAAGTGTGGAGGAAGGAGAtatggaggaggaggacagtGAAAGCATCAGGGAGGGGCCACACGGCACCCAACCAACAGAGGAAGTGACGACTGACGCCAAATGA